A single region of the Marinitoga hydrogenitolerans DSM 16785 genome encodes:
- a CDS encoding ribose-phosphate pyrophosphokinase gives MPFSMAHEIKIFTGNSNKPLAEKIVQYLGIRLSEVELKRFADGEVNLRIGETVRGLDTFVIQSTSSPVNENLMELLIMIDALKRASANSIAVVIPYFGYARQDRKARGRDPISAKLVANLLTVAGATRIVTIDLHAEQIQGFFDIPVDNLMGFPVFVNYFKNECDNFDKDASVVVSPDVGGVKRARKLAEKLNLPLAILDKRRPKDNVAEIVNIIGDVEGKTAIIFDDIIDTGGSLVGAAEMLKRKGAEKVIACATHGVLSKNAKEKLQNSVIEKIYVTDTIYHNDLPDKFHVLSVASLLGETVARIKNNLSVSILFK, from the coding sequence ATGCCTTTTTCAATGGCCCATGAAATAAAGATTTTTACTGGAAATTCCAATAAACCTTTAGCTGAAAAAATTGTTCAATATTTAGGTATAAGATTAAGTGAAGTTGAATTAAAAAGATTTGCGGATGGTGAAGTAAATCTTAGAATAGGTGAAACTGTTAGAGGATTGGATACTTTCGTTATACAATCCACATCATCTCCAGTAAATGAGAATTTAATGGAATTATTGATTATGATAGATGCCTTAAAAAGAGCTTCTGCTAATTCAATAGCTGTTGTAATTCCTTATTTCGGATATGCCAGACAAGATAGAAAAGCCAGAGGAAGAGATCCTATTTCTGCTAAATTAGTTGCAAATTTATTAACAGTTGCTGGTGCAACAAGAATTGTTACTATAGATCTTCATGCAGAACAAATACAGGGATTTTTTGATATTCCTGTAGATAATTTAATGGGTTTCCCAGTTTTTGTAAATTATTTCAAAAATGAATGTGATAATTTTGATAAAGATGCATCAGTTGTTGTTTCTCCGGATGTTGGCGGCGTTAAAAGAGCCAGAAAATTAGCTGAAAAATTGAATTTACCTTTAGCTATATTAGATAAACGAAGACCTAAGGATAATGTTGCTGAAATTGTTAATATTATTGGAGATGTTGAAGGGAAAACTGCTATTATTTTTGATGATATTATTGATACTGGTGGTTCTCTTGTTGGTGCAGCTGAGATGTTAAAGAGAAAAGGAGCTGAAAAAGTAATTGCATGTGCCACTCATGGTGTTCTTTCCAAAAATGCAAAAGAAAAGTTACAAAACTCTGTAATTGAAAAAATATATGTTACAGATACAATATATCATAATGATTTGCCAGATAAATTTCATGTATTATCAGTTGCTTCACTACTTGGGGAAACTGTTGCCAGAATAAAAAATAATTTATCTGTAAGTATTTTATTTAAATAA
- the glmU gene encoding bifunctional UDP-N-acetylglucosamine diphosphorylase/glucosamine-1-phosphate N-acetyltransferase GlmU, which produces MRVLILAAGLGKRMKSKYPKVMHKIMGKELINWVIDTAKNLNPSKIGVVLGHKSEMVKEILPSDIDIYYQKEQLGTGHAVMSAKEFLNDEDILILYGDTPLITENTLKNLIEKHISTNADATILTAILNDPTGYGRIIKDQDGNFIDIVEEADANEIQKKVKEINSGFVIFNGKKLKNALFKIKPNNNQREYYLTDVPKKLDNVKTYILDDFSETLGINNRLQLAEAEKIMKNRTLKNLMLNGVTIIDPSTTYISPDVKIGQDTIIHPMTFIFGETIIGDDCEIGPMTRISSCKVGNHVKIVRSECEDAVIGNNVSIGPYSRLRTGTILRDNVKIGNFVETKKSIINKNTKAQHLSYLGDATIGEDVNIGAGTITCNYDGKNKHKTYIGNRVFVGSNSSLVAPINIDDDVLIGAGSTITENIPKGSLALGRAKQINKADWVFKKREKGE; this is translated from the coding sequence ATGCGTGTCTTGATTTTAGCTGCTGGACTTGGTAAAAGAATGAAATCAAAATACCCTAAAGTTATGCACAAAATAATGGGCAAAGAACTGATAAACTGGGTCATAGATACTGCTAAAAATTTGAATCCTTCAAAAATCGGGGTTGTATTAGGTCATAAAAGTGAAATGGTAAAGGAAATACTTCCTTCAGATATTGATATATATTATCAAAAAGAACAATTGGGTACAGGACATGCTGTAATGTCTGCAAAAGAGTTTTTAAATGACGAAGATATCTTAATATTATATGGTGATACTCCTTTAATCACAGAAAATACTCTTAAAAATTTAATTGAAAAACATATATCAACAAATGCAGATGCTACAATTTTAACCGCTATTTTGAATGATCCTACTGGTTATGGTAGAATAATAAAAGATCAAGATGGAAATTTCATTGATATTGTTGAAGAAGCTGATGCCAATGAAATTCAGAAAAAGGTTAAAGAAATAAATTCTGGTTTTGTTATTTTTAATGGAAAAAAATTAAAAAACGCCTTATTTAAAATAAAACCAAATAACAATCAAAGGGAATACTATCTAACCGACGTCCCAAAAAAATTAGATAATGTTAAAACTTATATTTTAGATGATTTCTCAGAAACTTTAGGAATAAACAATAGATTGCAGCTTGCTGAAGCAGAGAAAATTATGAAAAACAGAACTTTGAAAAACTTGATGTTAAATGGTGTTACCATAATAGACCCTAGTACAACTTATATATCTCCCGATGTTAAAATCGGACAAGATACGATTATTCATCCAATGACATTTATTTTCGGTGAAACTATAATTGGAGATGATTGCGAAATCGGACCAATGACAAGAATTTCAAGCTGTAAAGTTGGGAATCACGTAAAAATAGTACGTTCAGAATGTGAAGATGCTGTTATTGGAAATAACGTTTCTATTGGGCCATACTCTCGATTAAGAACAGGAACTATTTTAAGAGATAATGTTAAAATTGGAAATTTTGTAGAAACAAAAAAATCCATTATAAATAAAAATACAAAAGCTCAGCATTTAAGTTATTTAGGTGATGCTACAATAGGTGAAGATGTGAATATTGGTGCTGGAACTATAACATGTAATTATGATGGAAAAAACAAACATAAAACATATATCGGAAATAGAGTATTTGTAGGTAGTAATTCATCTTTAGTAGCTCCAATAAATATTGATGATGATGTTTTAATTGGGGCAGGTTCAACAATAACAGAAAATATTCCAAAAGGCAGTTTAGCTCTTGGAAGAGCAAAACAAATTAACAAAGCCGATTGGGTATTCAAAAAGAGGGAGAAAGGAGAGTAA
- the ruvA gene encoding Holliday junction branch migration protein RuvA, translating into MIRKIKAVVNKLDINEIIIQSENFFFESIPTYRILKNCEENKEYIFETILDINEWNISLYLFYDNFERNMFLNLKKVSKLGSKSALKILQNADAENIATMISANDINGLSKLPGVGKKTAERIANELKNIFDSFVTTGNNSKLNDALDALEALGFERNKIYKVLKEMNIENLSLENIITQALKKL; encoded by the coding sequence ATGATACGAAAAATCAAAGCTGTTGTTAATAAATTAGATATAAATGAAATTATTATACAATCTGAAAATTTCTTCTTTGAAAGCATTCCTACATATAGAATATTAAAAAATTGCGAAGAAAATAAAGAATATATATTCGAAACGATTCTTGATATAAACGAATGGAATATTTCTTTATATTTATTCTATGATAATTTTGAAAGAAATATGTTTCTTAATTTGAAAAAAGTTTCAAAATTGGGGTCTAAAAGTGCTTTGAAAATACTCCAAAATGCTGACGCTGAAAATATAGCTACTATGATTTCCGCAAATGACATTAATGGTTTATCTAAATTACCAGGTGTAGGGAAAAAAACAGCAGAAAGAATTGCAAACGAATTAAAAAATATTTTTGATTCATTTGTAACAACTGGAAATAATTCAAAATTAAATGATGCATTAGATGCGCTTGAAGCTTTAGGATTCGAAAGAAATAAAATCTATAAGGTATTAAAAGAAATGAATATAGAAAATCTATCTTTAGAAAATATTATTACACAAGCTTTGAAGAAATTGTGA
- a CDS encoding bifunctional folylpolyglutamate synthase/dihydrofolate synthase has protein sequence MISNLKDAVEYIYNRRGGTRIKYGLERINKLCELLGNPQKDFPVIHVTGTNGKGSTSRAIHDILKEHGLKVGIFTSPHLTHISERIRINGKSITNKDFIETLNDMVIPIEKMDSIKDEMSPSFFEIITALALKYFSHNKIDVAVLEVGLGGRLDATNVVLSDVSVITTVQYDHMNLLGNTLEEIAFEKAGIIKKDNNVVLGKINNSSKKVIFDRATEVGIKNFFEFDKNYNFSNPAFSLNWNSISYKSPFNEINDIIFKANGTYQPYNISTAIMAVESFFEKRDKKIDIEKTKKGLRKFTWEGRFELLEYNNKNVILEGAHNISGALALKNSIKTYIKNFKKAALVGILDDKDIESMLKIISNEFDYIIITQVPNKRSNNPELAYEILKKFNKNVVFIKNPIEAFERLLSVPYDYYFITGSLYLVGKIRGYMLNLEEI, from the coding sequence ATGATTTCAAATTTAAAAGATGCTGTTGAATATATATATAACAGACGTGGTGGTACAAGAATAAAATACGGCTTAGAAAGAATTAATAAATTATGCGAATTATTAGGAAATCCACAAAAGGATTTTCCTGTAATTCATGTGACAGGAACAAATGGAAAAGGAAGTACATCAAGAGCCATTCATGACATTTTAAAAGAACATGGATTAAAGGTAGGAATATTTACTTCACCACATTTAACTCATATATCTGAAAGAATAAGAATTAATGGAAAATCTATAACAAATAAAGATTTTATTGAAACATTAAATGATATGGTTATTCCTATTGAAAAGATGGATTCTATAAAAGATGAAATGTCTCCTTCCTTTTTTGAAATAATTACAGCATTGGCTTTAAAATATTTTTCACATAATAAAATAGATGTTGCTGTATTAGAAGTTGGTCTTGGTGGAAGATTGGATGCCACCAATGTTGTTTTATCTGATGTGTCTGTTATAACAACAGTTCAATATGATCATATGAACTTATTAGGAAATACACTTGAAGAAATTGCTTTTGAAAAAGCTGGAATAATAAAAAAAGATAACAATGTTGTTTTAGGAAAAATAAATAATTCATCAAAAAAAGTTATTTTTGATAGAGCAACTGAAGTCGGAATAAAAAATTTTTTTGAATTTGACAAGAATTATAATTTTAGTAATCCTGCTTTTTCTTTAAATTGGAATTCTATTTCATATAAAAGCCCATTTAATGAAATTAACGACATAATATTCAAAGCAAATGGAACATATCAACCTTATAATATTTCTACAGCAATAATGGCTGTAGAGAGTTTTTTTGAAAAAAGAGATAAAAAAATTGATATTGAAAAAACAAAAAAAGGATTGAGAAAATTCACCTGGGAAGGCCGATTCGAATTATTAGAATATAACAACAAAAATGTTATACTTGAAGGTGCTCATAATATTTCAGGAGCTTTAGCTTTAAAAAATTCAATAAAAACTTATATTAAAAATTTTAAAAAAGCTGCTTTAGTTGGTATATTAGATGATAAAGATATTGAAAGTATGTTGAAAATTATTTCTAATGAATTTGATTATATAATTATTACTCAAGTTCCAAACAAGCGTTCAAATAATCCAGAACTTGCATATGAAATATTAAAAAAATTCAATAAAAATGTTGTATTTATAAAGAACCCTATTGAAGCCTTTGAAAGATTGTTATCAGTTCCTTATGATTATTATTTTATCACAGGCTCATTATATTTAGTAGGAAAAATACGTGGATATATGCTTAATTTGGAGGAAATCTAA